In Candidatus Zymogenus saltonus, a single window of DNA contains:
- a CDS encoding AMP-binding protein — protein MAERRYWNEEMETMAPKKLKKLEEGLLKKELEYIYGRSPFYRAMWDEAGVMPKDFKSMEDLIKFPFVTKDDLRKTQEEVGGLGGHQCCAKEELVRIQGTSGTTGKSLYIGLTYNDAEVWKELFARHAYTGGIRPGDSFVNPANFALFVGGLSESVSAEAMGFCVIPAPVVTTGIDKLFEIILEFRPTVLFASPSATIFLTDYVRDNLKMEPIDLGFKKGFLAGEAMNDEDRAFIEETWGIVVRNFYGLADVAADLASECDRVDGMHLCSPGLVTAEIVDPVTLEPVKREDGVEGEIVYTTIKREATPVIRYRCRDLVRAYFTKCACGRTSMRFYVIGRTDDMLKVKGVNVFPAAVKNVISSFMPRTTGEMRIVLYKPGPAVGTNLEIKVEYGEEVKTEELEVLANEIREEIRKKLVFTPVIKMIPPQTLERSQYKIDYFERLYEKEKE, from the coding sequence ATGGCTGAAAGGAGATATTGGAACGAGGAGATGGAGACGATGGCCCCGAAGAAGCTGAAGAAGCTCGAGGAGGGGTTGTTGAAGAAGGAGCTTGAATATATTTATGGGAGGTCCCCCTTTTACCGGGCGATGTGGGACGAGGCGGGTGTTATGCCCAAGGATTTCAAATCGATGGAGGACCTCATAAAATTCCCCTTTGTTACAAAGGACGACCTCAGAAAGACCCAGGAGGAGGTGGGCGGTCTCGGCGGTCACCAGTGCTGCGCAAAGGAGGAGCTTGTGAGGATACAGGGCACCAGCGGCACCACGGGCAAGTCCCTTTATATAGGCCTTACTTACAACGACGCGGAGGTCTGGAAGGAGCTGTTTGCCCGGCACGCCTACACGGGGGGGATAAGGCCCGGGGATTCATTCGTTAACCCCGCTAACTTCGCCTTGTTTGTGGGGGGACTCTCGGAGTCGGTATCGGCCGAGGCGATGGGTTTTTGCGTAATTCCGGCGCCCGTGGTAACCACGGGGATAGATAAGCTCTTCGAGATTATACTGGAGTTCCGTCCCACGGTCCTCTTCGCCTCGCCGTCCGCCACGATATTTCTCACCGACTACGTGAGGGACAACCTGAAGATGGAGCCGATAGACCTCGGGTTCAAGAAGGGATTCCTGGCGGGGGAGGCGATGAACGACGAGGACAGGGCCTTCATAGAGGAGACGTGGGGAATAGTGGTCAGGAACTTCTACGGCCTGGCGGACGTGGCCGCGGACCTGGCCAGCGAATGCGATCGGGTCGACGGGATGCACCTCTGCTCGCCGGGGCTGGTTACGGCTGAGATCGTCGATCCGGTCACCTTGGAGCCCGTAAAACGTGAGGACGGCGTCGAGGGGGAGATCGTCTACACGACGATAAAGAGGGAGGCCACCCCCGTTATCCGCTACAGGTGCCGGGACCTCGTAAGGGCGTATTTTACGAAGTGCGCCTGCGGCAGGACGTCGATGCGCTTTTACGTGATCGGAAGGACCGACGACATGCTGAAGGTCAAGGGGGTCAACGTCTTTCCGGCGGCGGTCAAGAACGTCATCTCGTCCTTCATGCCGAGGACCACCGGCGAGATGAGAATAGTCCTCTATAAGCCGGGCCCGGCGGTCGGGACCAACCTCGAGATAAAGGTGGAATACGGGGAAGAGGTAAAGACCGAAGAGCTTGAGGTCCTGGCCAATGAGATAAGGGAAGAGATCAGAAAGAAGCTGGTCTTTACGCCGGTGATCAAGATGATTCCTCCCCAGACGCTGGAGCGATCCCAGTATAAAATAGATTACTTCGAGCGCCTTTATGAGAAGGAAAAAGAATAA
- a CDS encoding 4-vinyl reductase, whose translation MTKANSLTHLAYRSVVDAIEDILGKNGKNSVLRFAGLGWMVENPVEYDPDARVAYDDVTRLYTGVREVIGNVGYDTIMYRGGIFTVKNILVNSEPMRKLVAMDFDPVEKMKLGYKAYITNAGYDPEKTMEHFAHKNEILIHRPDCTECEELLKDYKKLEKFTKPSCSFVKGLMQGIGNCFNEVTVSTDETKCRLVGDNECLFSIKYKIEG comes from the coding sequence ATGACGAAAGCCAATTCTCTCACTCATTTAGCTTATCGATCTGTGGTGGATGCTATAGAGGATATTTTGGGCAAAAACGGCAAGAATTCCGTTCTTCGTTTTGCGGGGCTTGGCTGGATGGTGGAAAATCCCGTGGAATACGATCCCGATGCCAGGGTTGCTTATGATGATGTAACGAGACTTTACACCGGAGTCCGGGAAGTCATCGGTAACGTTGGATACGATACTATTATGTATCGAGGCGGGATATTTACCGTCAAAAATATTTTAGTGAATTCCGAGCCCATGAGAAAACTTGTCGCAATGGATTTTGACCCCGTGGAGAAGATGAAATTGGGGTATAAGGCGTACATAACAAACGCAGGATACGATCCCGAAAAGACCATGGAGCATTTCGCCCATAAAAACGAGATACTAATCCACAGACCGGACTGTACGGAATGTGAAGAGCTTTTAAAAGACTACAAAAAGCTGGAAAAATTTACCAAGCCTTCATGCTCCTTCGTAAAGGGTTTAATGCAGGGAATAGGTAACTGCTTTAACGAAGTAACGGTGTCGACGGATGAGACCAAGTGCAGATTGGTGGGAGATAATGAGTGCCTCTTTAGTATTAAATACAAGATAGAAGGATAG
- a CDS encoding PAS domain S-box protein — protein sequence MAKEQKYDVLTSIEIPDNTGENWTKILDLIAKIINVPVALIMRVHDRDIGVFAKSSNVENIYKEGETAELNTGLYCETVMDTQRELLVQNALKDPKWSQNPDIELGMISYLGLPLFWPTGQIFGTICVLDKKENPYSDLYRELLGKFRDAVQINLENIYNQELLTKEISERRLIEKERLKIEEKFRDLYENAPNAYFSVGTDSIIHGCNRRAEELIGCSREELIGQPVFMLYADSPGGKAKAEQVFKKFIAGEKVNDVELKMRRHDNTEVWVSLSVNTIIDKDGGIVESRSMVVDVTDRKRIEEERDRLINELQKALSEVKKLSGLLPICANCKKIRDDEGYWRQIEQYIGERSEAEFTHGICPDCAVTLYPERDKENS from the coding sequence ATGGCGAAAGAACAGAAATACGACGTCCTGACCTCAATAGAGATACCGGATAATACCGGAGAAAACTGGACGAAGATCCTCGATCTGATCGCGAAGATCATCAATGTGCCGGTGGCCCTGATAATGAGGGTCCACGATAGGGACATCGGGGTATTCGCAAAGAGCAGTAATGTGGAGAACATCTACAAGGAGGGGGAAACGGCAGAGCTTAACACCGGTCTATACTGCGAGACGGTTATGGATACGCAAAGGGAGCTGCTTGTTCAGAATGCGTTGAAGGACCCCAAATGGAGTCAAAATCCGGACATAGAGTTGGGGATGATCTCATATTTGGGGCTGCCCCTGTTTTGGCCCACGGGTCAGATATTCGGGACCATCTGCGTTCTCGACAAAAAGGAGAATCCCTACTCCGACCTCTACAGGGAGCTTCTGGGAAAATTCCGCGACGCCGTTCAGATAAACCTTGAAAATATCTACAACCAGGAATTGCTGACAAAGGAAATATCCGAACGCAGGCTTATTGAGAAAGAACGCTTAAAAATCGAAGAGAAATTTCGAGATCTGTACGAAAATGCGCCGAATGCCTACTTCTCGGTCGGGACTGATTCAATTATACACGGATGTAACAGACGCGCGGAAGAGCTGATCGGGTGCTCAAGGGAGGAGCTTATAGGACAGCCGGTATTCATGCTCTATGCCGATTCTCCAGGAGGAAAGGCAAAGGCGGAACAGGTCTTTAAAAAGTTTATTGCCGGAGAAAAGGTGAACGATGTGGAACTCAAGATGCGAAGACATGATAATACAGAAGTCTGGGTCAGTCTTTCGGTGAATACAATTATAGATAAGGATGGGGGAATAGTTGAATCCCGCTCCATGGTTGTAGATGTAACCGATCGCAAGCGGATAGAGGAGGAGAGAGACAGACTCATTAATGAGCTGCAAAAGGCCCTCTCCGAGGTCAAGAAGCTCTCCGGGCTGCTGCCGATATGCGCAAACTGCAAAAAGATAAGGGACGATGAAGGCTACTGGAGGCAAATAGAGCAATACATCGGCGAGCGCTCCGAGGCGGAGTTCACCCACGGCATCTGCCCCGACTGCGCCGTCACGCTTTATCCGGAGCGGGATAAAGAGAATAGTTGA